The genomic interval GCGTCCTTTTTGTTTAAGAGTTTTCCCGAgaatctattttaattatgcagtTTTAATCTGCGACACACttaatttcttccttttcCCCAATCAGTCGATGGGCATAATCCGAAAGCTAATTGCATTTGGTGATTTTTGTGTGTGGGAATTCTATATTCACATTTTCCccggctttttttttttcttagactTGGGAGTAATGGGATTCTGAGCAGCTCTGTAGAATCTTTATCTCCATTAAAGAGTGCCTTTCAGACTACAGCAGCTGCTTTACCTAGGCGTGTCTCTGAGAACTTGGATCCTGCTCGGCGAATGAGTTGTTGCCGACAATGTTTGCAGAATTATGAACAAGAGCTCGCAAAACTATCCAAGGAGTTCGAAAAATCCTCCTCTGAAGTTAAATCAGAAGTAGCTAGGCCACTCCTGCCACAGTGGTTGCATAACGCTAAAGCCCATGATGGTGATGATAAAACTGCCGAGCAGACAGAAGTAAGTTCGAGTCAAATTGTTAGGCTTACTTTTTATGTCATCTTTCCATGTTTGTGATGAAACACTTAAAATTATGATCCAATAAATTGCAGTCACCggtataatattttgtattcGTTGTTCCTTATTATAGAATAAAGATCAAGATTTGATTTGGAAGCAAAAGAGTCAAGAGTTGCAGAAGAAATGGAACGATACATGCTTGAATCAACATCCTAATTTTCATCCTTCTAGTCATGGCCATGAAAGAATTGTGCCAGTGCCCCTCTCAATGACGGGCTTGTACAATTCAAACCTGCTTGCTCGCCAACCTTTTCAACCAAAGTTGCAACTGAACAGAAACCTTGGGGACACACTACAATTGAATTCAAATATGGTATCCAGCCAGCCAGCTGAACGTGCAGTTTCTCCCCTCAATAGCCCTGTAAGGACAGATCTGGTTCTTGGTCGATCAAAGGTCCTCGAAAGCGCACCTGAGAAAACCCATATGGAGCCCGTCAAAGATTTCTTGGGCTGCATCTCTTCTGAACCACCACAGAACAAGCTGCATGAATTGCAGAATGACCAACTTCAAAAGCCATTGGATCCTGATTCATTCAAGAGGCTTCTCAAAAGTCTAATGGAGAAAGCATGGTGGCAGCAGGAAGCGGCATCTGCGGTGGCTACAACTGTTACACAGTGCAAATTGGGTAATGGAAAACGCCGTGGTGCAGGATCAAAGGGTGACATGTGGCTATTGTTTATGGGCCCCGACAGAGTTGGCAAGAAGAAAATAGCATCAGCTCTATCGGAGCTGGTGTCTGGGGCCAGTCCAATAATGATTCCGCTTGGTCCAAGACGAGATCATGAGGAACCTGAGGTACGTGTCCGTGGTAAGACAGCACTGGATAAAATTGGAGAGGCAGTAAAGAGAAACCCTTTTTCAGTGATCTTGCTTGAAGACATTGATGAAGCAGATATGGTCGTTCGAGGAAACATAAAACGGGCAATGGAGAGAGGCAGGCTGGTTGATTCCTATGGCCGTGAGATCAGTCTAGGGAAtgtcattttcattctcactGCAGATTGGTTGCCAGATAGTCTCAAATTCTTGTCTCAAGGAATCACACTTGATGAAAAGAAGCTGACTAGTCTAGCAAGTGGAGAGTGGCAATTAAGGCTATCCATTCGGGGAAAAACAACAAAACGCAGAGCAAGTTGGCTTGATGAAGAAGAGAGATCCACAAAACCAAGGAAGGAAACCGGGTCAGGACTGTCctttgatttgaataaggcTGCTGACGTTGGTGATGACAAAGATGGTTCTCACAATTCAAGCGACCTCACAGTGGATCATGAAGAGGAGCATGGCTTCACCAACAGACTATTAATGACCCCCTCAACTTCAACCCCATCTCAAGATCTGCTCAACTCTGTAGATAGCGCCATTGTCTTCAAACCTGTTGATTTCGGCCGCATTAGACGAGACGTAACGAATGCCATCACAAAAAAGTTCTCCTCCATCATTGGCGATGCCCTTTCAATCGAAATCCTTGATGAAGCTCTTGAAAAACTTGTAGGCGGAGTCTGGCTAGGTAGAACAGGTTTAGAAGATTGGACAGAGAAAGTTTTGGTTCCTAGCTTGCATCAGCTCAAATTACGGTTGCCCAACAATGCCACTGCAGCAACGGATGAATCTGCAACTGTCCGGCTCGAACTCGATGATGGTTCTGGTAGCCGGAGCCAGGGAGAGCTGCTGCCTAGCAGCATCAGGGTGGTGGTTGAAGGGTTGTGATCATTTTTGTCACCGATATTGTGTTGAATAGAGATGTAAATATTCTCAACTGTTTTTGGCGGGGAGTGATAGACAGTTGAGGGGTAAAgaatttaaagagtaaaaaaaaaaaaaaaaagagtgagtaaaagaaaaaaaaaaaaaacaagaagacAGTTAGAAAGAGGGAGACGTTGATAGATTAACGGTACCATTAGGAGACCTTAGACAATGTCTCGCACcctgttttttattatttaatttattttatgttaaaacaacaaatttatagtatattttatcgtatatatttattttttaattacgtGGATCGTGATCAATAAAAAAGGAGGCATTCCTCATTTTCtgaaatgaaatttcttagtatcattttactttttatctcTGTGACCAATCCCCTAAGAGATTTGAGTCTCAACGCGGCATGAGAacataattcttttaatttcagagtagattttgtaatatatatttatttttacaaaaaaaaagttcggCTATATTTGAGTTTACTTGTGGTAGAATATGAATTTTAACTACACAtacgtaaaatgataaataataaataataaattttttattacttattattttacatatgtGATTAAAATTCGTACTCTACCGTAAACTTCAATGTAACCACaacctataaaaaaaaaaaaggattaaatcTATTTTGTCCTTGTGATTCGACGAGGAACATCTACGTGtctcttaaaaaagaaaaaaattatctagacaatttttttttcatgaatgGTTGTGGAGGCTCgcctaaaaattaaaatgggagCGCGAGGGGGAGTTGGTGACACGGGTGTCTTGCCGTAACTTTCAAAAGATTTGACTCCTTAAAACTTTGGTGTGAGCTGTTGTCATCCATCAATTCAACGGTCAGTCCAAAATTTCGTTTTTTCGGGatgttataataaaacaataacaattatgagTGGCAAAAAGTGAGCAGTGACACGTGCCGCAACCTGATTCTTGACGTGTTGGACTCGAAGACATCTGGCCGCCGCCTGATTGCGCGACTTTTGGGTCGGATGATGATAGGCTTTTACGAAAAACAAACCAATCCCCTTGGGTTTGGAACGCTTACTTTTAAAGTTCCCACTAGCACGCACCCAACAATTGGCATCGAAATTTGATAGACTAAAGGGGTTGACGCGAACGCGATGACCATTGGTGCTGCTAAAgaggtgtgtgtgtgtacatgTCTTTTGATCGCATCAAAGCAACCACAAATCCGAAAGAAATTTAATGCATAGCCAGCCTCCCAAAAGAAGAGAGACGTTCCCTTTCGCAATCCGGAGTGTGTACAAGGAAAGTGGAGTTGGATGACAAAATTGATGCCTCGCGACAAGTGAATTCAATGGAGCTGGCTTTTAACGTGTCCCAACCTTGCATGTGTTCTC from Citrus sinensis cultivar Valencia sweet orange chromosome 9, DVS_A1.0, whole genome shotgun sequence carries:
- the LOC102616672 gene encoding protein SUPPRESSOR OF MAX2 1; its protein translation is MRAGLSTIQQTLTPEAASVLNHSIAEASRRNHGQTTPLHVAATLLASPSGYLRQACIKSHPNSSHPLQCRALELCFSVALERLPTAQQNVSPGLDPPISNALMAALKRAQAHQRRGCPEQQQQPLLAVKVELEQLIISILDDPSVSRVMREASFSSPAVKATIEQSLNSSCSVSNSSPIGLGFRPSSRNLYMNPRLQQAGGVCGGQSGQQRSDEVKNVIDILVRTKKKNPVVVGESEPEMVVRESLAKIESKELDGVLKNVQIIRLDKDFTCDKAGIVSKLKDLGALIETKFGNGDGVILDLGDLKWLVEQQVTSFGVPNSGTLQQQQQVLAEVVAEIGKLVARFGGGGGRLWLIGTATCETYLRCQVYHPSMENDWDLQAVPIAAKTPLSGMFPRLGSNGILSSSVESLSPLKSAFQTTAAALPRRVSENLDPARRMSCCRQCLQNYEQELAKLSKEFEKSSSEVKSEVARPLLPQWLHNAKAHDGDDKTAEQTENKDQDLIWKQKSQELQKKWNDTCLNQHPNFHPSSHGHERIVPVPLSMTGLYNSNLLARQPFQPKLQLNRNLGDTLQLNSNMVSSQPAERAVSPLNSPVRTDLVLGRSKVLESAPEKTHMEPVKDFLGCISSEPPQNKLHELQNDQLQKPLDPDSFKRLLKSLMEKAWWQQEAASAVATTVTQCKLGNGKRRGAGSKGDMWLLFMGPDRVGKKKIASALSELVSGASPIMIPLGPRRDHEEPEVRVRGKTALDKIGEAVKRNPFSVILLEDIDEADMVVRGNIKRAMERGRLVDSYGREISLGNVIFILTADWLPDSLKFLSQGITLDEKKLTSLASGEWQLRLSIRGKTTKRRASWLDEEERSTKPRKETGSGLSFDLNKAADVGDDKDGSHNSSDLTVDHEEEHGFTNRLLMTPSTSTPSQDLLNSVDSAIVFKPVDFGRIRRDVTNAITKKFSSIIGDALSIEILDEALEKLVGGVWLGRTGLEDWTEKVLVPSLHQLKLRLPNNATAATDESATVRLELDDGSGSRSQGELLPSSIRVVVEGL